The Humulus lupulus chromosome 3, drHumLupu1.1, whole genome shotgun sequence genome window below encodes:
- the LOC133820911 gene encoding acyl-acyl carrier protein thioesterase TE3, chloroplastic-like translates to MISHPRRLSWGKQSNMLQTISPHHKPHAATACLYLHHRSSSSSSSPLVAFPVTRILLILHHFTSEMTKEKLSFFEVELKVRDYEVDKFGLVNNAVVGPTIFGSKFFPHLQYIQNGSF, encoded by the exons ATGATAAGTCACCCGAGACGACTCAGTTGGGGCAAACAATCAAACATGTTGCAGACCATTTCACCTCACCACAAGCCGCACGCGGCAACTGCGTGTCTCTATCTGCACCACCGTTCATCATCGTCGTCGTCGTCACCATTAGTAGCTTTCCCAGTTACTCGGATCCTCCTGATTCTGCACCATTTCACATCAGAGATGACAAAGG AGAAATTGAGTTTTTTTGAAGTTGAACTCAAAGTTCGTGATTATGAGGTCGATAAGTTTGGTCTCGTAAATAATGCTGTTGTTGGGCCTACAATATTCGGCTCAAAGTTCTTTCCTCATTTGCAGTATATTCAAAACGGATCGTTTTGA